In methanogenic archaeon ISO4-H5, the following are encoded in one genomic region:
- a CDS encoding TIGR01210 family protein, whose translation MPNELEASWVEKDMAGGEIVNALVLIMRTNGCCWAKSGSGGCTMCGYRTASLNGVTEADLNAQIDQALAKYKGEPFVKIYTSGSFFDPEEIPVPVRERVFREFAGCRRLLVESRPEFITDELVASLPKNITVALGLESSNEEILRTSINKGFTAAQSKAAGERLKLAGLMVRTYLLLKPPFMSEKAGMDDVISSVRFAGPFSDEISINPLNIQHGTYVERLWKRGDFRPPWIWSLMEVMKKVSGTVDSRIISSPSGGGSQRGVHNCGKCDAEALAAVERFSFSQNPSDLNVACECRKTWEQYLDAERYLGTAADIGRAFDSDLTIRM comes from the coding sequence ATGCCCAACGAGCTCGAGGCATCGTGGGTAGAGAAGGACATGGCGGGCGGGGAGATAGTCAACGCCCTGGTGCTCATCATGCGCACCAACGGATGCTGTTGGGCCAAGAGCGGCAGCGGGGGATGCACCATGTGCGGATACCGCACCGCATCTCTGAATGGAGTGACCGAGGCCGACCTCAACGCACAGATAGACCAGGCCCTTGCCAAGTACAAGGGCGAACCCTTCGTGAAAATCTACACCTCCGGGAGCTTCTTCGACCCCGAGGAGATTCCCGTGCCCGTCAGGGAGCGCGTGTTCCGCGAATTCGCGGGATGCAGGAGACTCCTTGTGGAGAGCCGTCCGGAGTTCATAACCGATGAGCTGGTGGCATCCCTCCCGAAGAACATTACGGTAGCTCTGGGTCTTGAGTCCTCCAACGAGGAGATCCTCAGGACCAGCATCAACAAGGGCTTTACCGCGGCACAGAGCAAAGCGGCTGGGGAGAGGCTCAAGTTGGCCGGTCTCATGGTGAGGACCTACCTGCTCCTGAAGCCCCCGTTCATGTCCGAGAAGGCCGGTATGGATGATGTCATCTCCTCCGTACGCTTCGCGGGTCCGTTCTCCGACGAGATCTCCATCAATCCCCTCAACATCCAGCACGGGACCTACGTCGAGAGGCTGTGGAAGAGAGGGGACTTCAGACCCCCGTGGATATGGTCTCTGATGGAGGTAATGAAGAAGGTGTCTGGCACAGTGGATTCCCGTATCATATCTTCCCCTTCCGGAGGAGGCTCGCAGAGGGGCGTCCACAACTGCGGTAAATGCGATGCGGAGGCGCTTGCCGCCGTGGAGCGCTTCTCCTTCAGCCAGAACCCCTCCGACCTGAACGTCGCATGCGAATGTAGAAAAACCTGGGAGCAATACCTGGACGCAGAAAGGTATCTGGGAACCGCTGCCGATATCGGCAGGGCGTTCGACAGCGACCTCACCATCAGGATGTGA